The Desulfolucanica intricata genome includes the window TTAATACCCTGGGTAATTGCTTTCTTAGCGATTTGCTCACCCACAGCTGCGGCTGCAGATATGTTTCCGCCGGTTTTAATTTTACCTTTTACTTCAGGTTCAAGTGACGATGCAGCAACCAAAGTAATTCCTCGTTCATCATCAATAACTTGGGCATAGATATGGTTTAGACTGCGGAAGACGTTAAGTCTTGGACGCTCAGTAGTGCCCATGACCTTGTTACGCACACGGCGGCGTCTTTTTTCCCGGTCAGCTTTACGATCTATCCTGGAAATCACCTTATGTCACTCCTTCCCTCAACTACTTGCCGCCGGCCTTACCGGCCTTACGACGGATATATTCGCCTTCATATTTAATACCTTTTCCCTTATAGGGCTCAGGCTCACGCACAGCCCTTATGTTAGCTGCCAATGCACCGACTTTTTCCTTATTAATACCTTTAACTACAATTCTGTTGTTTGCCGGCACTTCAATTTCCAATCCGGCTTCCGGCTCAAATTCAACCGGATGAGAATATCCCACTGACAGTACTAATTTTTTGCCCTGTAAGCTGGCCCTGTATCCAACACCAACTAACTCCAATTTCTTTTCATACCCCTTTGTTACACCAACAATCATATTATTCAACAGTGTTCGTGTTAGGCCATGTAAAGATCTATGGTTCTTTTGATCAGAAGGACGTTCTACCACAAGCTGATTATCTACCTTTTTGAGAATCATATCCTTGTGTATCTCCCGCTGTAATTCCCCTTTGGGACCTTTAACCTTTACATTATTACCGTCAATTTGTACCTCGACGCCCTGGGGAATTTCAATGGGAAGTTTACCAATCCTGGACATATACTGTTACACCTCCTTACGACCGGCATCTACCAAACATAACATACTACTTCGCCGCCCAAACCTTCTTTTCTGGCTTTTTTGTCAGTCATAATACCTTTTGAAGTCGAAATAATAGCAATTCCTAATCCGCCAAGCACACGGGGAATTTGATCCTTTCTGGCATATACCCTTAAGCCGGGCTTACTTATTCTTTTTAGACCGGTGATAACCCGCTCCTTGTTTGATCCGTATTTTAAATAGACACGAACAATACCCTGTTTGCCGTCTTCAATATACTCGACATCTTTAATGTAGCCTTCCTCTTTCAGTATATCAGCAATGGCACGCTTCATCTTTGATGCGGGGGCTTCCACTTTTTCGTGATAGACCATGTTGCCATTTCGAATACGTGTTAGAAAATCTGAAATCGGATCGGTCATGACCATGGAATCTACCTCCTTCCTGATTACCAGCTTGCCTTTTTTACACCGGGAATTTCACCGCGATAAGCCAGTTCACGGAAACAAATCCGGCAAATACCAAATTTACGCATATACGCATGCGGACGTCCACATATATTGCACCTGTTAACAGCACGAACAGAATACTTTGGGGTCCGCTGAGCTTTGACAATCATAGATTTTTTGGCCAATTCGTTACCTCCTTTTTGAGCTTTTTTCTTAGCTGGCCCGGAAAGGCATGCCCATAAGGCGTAATAACTCACGACCTTCTTCGTCAGTCTTAGCCGTAGTAACAAAAATAATATCCATACCCCTTACCTTATCAATCTTGTCATAATCGATTTCAGGAAAAATCAACTGCTCTTTAAGTCCAAGAGCGTAATTTCCTCTACCGTCAAAGGATTTCGGGGATACTCCACGGAAGTCCCTGACTCTGGGGAGAACAATACTTATCAATTTGTCCACAAATTCATACATCCGGTCACCACGCAGGGTTACTTTACATCCTATCGGCATACCTGCACGCAGTTTAAAAGCAGCAATTGATTTCTTAGCTTTGGTAACCACCGGCTTCTGACCGGTTATTAGTGTCATATCGCCGACTGCGGCATCTATGGCTTTTGAATTTTGTGCAGCCTCGCCGACACCCATATTTACTATAACCTTTTCTAACTTCGGTATTTCCATAATATTTTTATATTCAAACTTATTCTTTAAAGCCGGTGCAACTTCATTTTTGTATTTTTCCTTAAGCCTTGCCACGGTTTCTACCTCCTTTCCCAACGGCATTAACCAATTACTTCACCGCACTTTTTACAGACG containing:
- the rplR gene encoding 50S ribosomal protein L18, translated to MISRIDRKADREKRRRRVRNKVMGTTERPRLNVFRSLNHIYAQVIDDERGITLVAASSLEPEVKGKIKTGGNISAAAAVGEQIAKKAITQGIKRVVFDRAGYLYHGRVKALAEAARAGGLEF
- the rplF gene encoding 50S ribosomal protein L6 yields the protein MSRIGKLPIEIPQGVEVQIDGNNVKVKGPKGELQREIHKDMILKKVDNQLVVERPSDQKNHRSLHGLTRTLLNNMIVGVTKGYEKKLELVGVGYRASLQGKKLVLSVGYSHPVEFEPEAGLEIEVPANNRIVVKGINKEKVGALAANIRAVREPEPYKGKGIKYEGEYIRRKAGKAGGK
- the rpsH gene encoding 30S ribosomal protein S8, whose protein sequence is MVMTDPISDFLTRIRNGNMVYHEKVEAPASKMKRAIADILKEEGYIKDVEYIEDGKQGIVRVYLKYGSNKERVITGLKRISKPGLRVYARKDQIPRVLGGLGIAIISTSKGIMTDKKARKEGLGGEVVCYVW
- a CDS encoding type Z 30S ribosomal protein S14; the protein is MAKKSMIVKAQRTPKYSVRAVNRCNICGRPHAYMRKFGICRICFRELAYRGEIPGVKKASW
- the rplE gene encoding 50S ribosomal protein L5, yielding MARLKEKYKNEVAPALKNKFEYKNIMEIPKLEKVIVNMGVGEAAQNSKAIDAAVGDMTLITGQKPVVTKAKKSIAAFKLRAGMPIGCKVTLRGDRMYEFVDKLISIVLPRVRDFRGVSPKSFDGRGNYALGLKEQLIFPEIDYDKIDKVRGMDIIFVTTAKTDEEGRELLRLMGMPFRAS